From the Maioricimonas rarisocia genome, one window contains:
- a CDS encoding pyridoxal phosphate-dependent aminotransferase, with translation MRLSATVQTLKPSATIAAAAKAKELKQKGVTVFEFTLGEPDFITPAHIRDAAKEAMDAGHTHYTPASGIPELKQAICATYQRDYELDYEPNQVVVSNGAKHSIHNVLTALCGPGDEVIIPTPYWVSYSALVELTGATPVLVPTTQESGFCLQPEQFRAAITDRTRLLMLNNPCNPTGAAYPVETLEALANVAVEKQIPVLSDEIYEKLIYEGSEFRSFASFGKDVKDLTIIVSGVSKAYAMTGWRIGWTLAPADLTKTMNNLQSQQTSNPCSVSQYAAIAALNGPQDCVGEMLEEFVKRRTYVLSRLREIPGLSFAEPGGAFYAFFDVSAYFGKPLGENGTLVDNSSDFCTALLEQAHVALVTGDAFGAPGYVRLSFATDLDTIETGLNRLDAFLNP, from the coding sequence AGACTGTCCGCGACCGTTCAAACACTCAAACCGTCCGCCACCATCGCCGCCGCCGCCAAGGCCAAGGAGCTCAAGCAGAAAGGCGTGACGGTCTTCGAGTTTACGCTCGGCGAACCGGACTTCATCACACCCGCGCACATTCGCGACGCGGCCAAGGAGGCGATGGACGCCGGCCATACGCACTACACGCCGGCCAGCGGCATCCCCGAACTCAAGCAGGCGATCTGCGCCACGTACCAGCGGGATTACGAGCTCGACTACGAGCCGAACCAGGTCGTCGTCTCCAACGGGGCCAAGCACTCGATTCACAACGTGCTGACGGCCCTGTGCGGCCCGGGCGACGAGGTCATCATTCCGACCCCCTACTGGGTCAGCTACAGCGCTCTGGTCGAACTGACCGGTGCCACGCCGGTCCTCGTTCCCACCACGCAGGAAAGTGGCTTCTGCCTGCAGCCGGAGCAGTTCCGCGCCGCGATCACCGACAGGACGCGGCTGCTGATGCTCAACAACCCCTGCAACCCGACCGGTGCCGCCTACCCGGTCGAAACGCTCGAAGCGCTTGCCAATGTGGCCGTCGAGAAGCAGATCCCCGTCCTTTCCGATGAGATCTACGAGAAGCTCATTTACGAGGGCTCCGAATTCCGCAGCTTTGCGTCGTTCGGGAAGGACGTGAAGGACCTGACGATCATCGTCAGCGGGGTCAGCAAGGCGTACGCCATGACCGGCTGGCGGATCGGGTGGACGCTCGCGCCGGCCGACCTGACGAAGACCATGAATAACCTGCAGAGCCAGCAGACGTCCAACCCCTGCAGCGTCAGCCAGTACGCCGCCATTGCCGCGCTCAACGGCCCGCAGGACTGCGTCGGCGAGATGCTCGAAGAGTTCGTCAAGCGGCGGACTTACGTCCTCAGTCGCCTGCGGGAGATTCCCGGTTTGTCGTTCGCGGAGCCGGGGGGTGCGTTCTACGCCTTCTTCGACGTCAGCGCGTACTTCGGCAAGCCGCTGGGCGAAAACGGCACCTTGGTCGACAATTCGTCCGACTTCTGCACGGCCCTGCTGGAACAGGCGCATGTTGCTCTGGTGACAGGAGATGCATTTGGTGCCCCCGGCTATGTGCGGCTCTCGTTCGCGACAGACCTGGACACGATCGAGACGGGCCTCAACCGCCTCGACGCGTTCCTGAATCCGTGA
- a CDS encoding right-handed parallel beta-helix repeat-containing protein: MLRFLTLLVAGITLGLAPAAGHGEVISILDDSSTSGTIQLVARKKGSNKPFGLDGRIGHIGFATVGRDTGLTHIELFPHLRDDDEIFFGDFRAFGTNDGNFGGNVGVGYRFIEPSNTFLLGGSFWYDIDESSTELFHQVGLNLEARTEMFSLDGNLYLPVGNDDQSLSRVINNVRFDQNQLLFDVREKIGEALPGLDINFGAAIPGDFAERHRIEASAGVYYFDGTNVPDVTGVRVMLQGEIVDSLTAETTFTHDDTFGTNATLGIAWRFGSEPLARDGLERSLRRFVNRNYNIIVDNRNVLTEGVVAINPRTGNAYDVQHVSGTAGSTGLGRADSPWDSLEDAMLAGADIIYVHSDSVLNESITLQEGQMLIGEGSAHQIVDATYGTMTLGPGDTSGDMPIIHSPTGDAVVLADNSSIAGFTISAPNGHGIVGDSVTGASVSDVTIDGVGGNGIHLTNIDGTVNFSDVSIRDVTGNGVSIVGGTGFIDFAGDLNIENVGDSGIYISGLETVTETVDDEDVTTTGTVTFENVMIEGNTGATGVHVADSEGHVDFQHLDVETSGGSALYTRNAEQVVIRNGSLSTVNAPAVDSEDSELYVALTSLFADGGAYGVRLMETAGAFYVVGEEEDGSGGSISNTDIAVLADEIGSIGFQRVDFDNNDIGVQVSNADLLELSSVRMTNTDNIVVDAHNVAAMEISDSGFESNDVSSGSNIRFTADEEGSYVARFIGNSVADGRGTIFEATSMAGAEGSSIIYTVANNDIGLVEAGGIGASLDWNGPVQGGLTNNVIGGTANSQTAILLKTADTSDLAQLVVSKNGIVLEGTSSVGVDVDSGAPTLLQVDNNQIHLKGTNGVGLRTVFGRASDARVFQNLISDTAGGGTGILFESIADQSELYIDANVIDLTSSSSYVDRGIILSEVTGDDDPFVRIISTTNNTVSGASTTFFVPNDVVDGELLLNNTRYTWSAP, from the coding sequence ATGTTGCGCTTTCTCACTCTACTTGTTGCAGGAATCACCCTTGGGCTGGCGCCGGCCGCCGGCCACGGGGAGGTCATCTCGATTCTCGACGACTCCTCGACCAGCGGGACAATCCAGTTGGTTGCCCGCAAGAAGGGCTCGAACAAGCCGTTCGGGCTCGACGGTCGCATCGGACACATCGGGTTCGCCACCGTCGGACGGGATACGGGGCTGACCCACATCGAACTCTTCCCTCACCTGCGGGACGACGACGAGATCTTCTTCGGAGACTTCCGCGCGTTCGGCACGAACGACGGCAACTTCGGAGGAAACGTCGGCGTCGGCTACCGGTTCATCGAACCGAGCAACACGTTCCTGCTCGGTGGCAGTTTCTGGTACGACATCGACGAATCGTCGACAGAGCTGTTCCACCAGGTCGGCCTCAACCTCGAGGCACGCACCGAGATGTTCTCTCTCGACGGCAACCTCTACCTGCCGGTCGGGAACGACGATCAGTCGCTCTCGCGAGTGATCAACAATGTCCGCTTCGATCAGAACCAGCTTCTGTTCGATGTGCGGGAGAAGATCGGCGAGGCACTCCCCGGTCTGGACATCAACTTCGGAGCCGCCATCCCGGGCGACTTCGCCGAACGGCACCGCATCGAAGCGAGTGCCGGCGTGTACTACTTCGACGGCACCAACGTCCCGGACGTCACCGGTGTCCGCGTCATGCTGCAGGGCGAGATCGTCGACTCGCTGACGGCGGAGACAACATTCACGCACGACGACACCTTCGGCACGAACGCCACTCTCGGTATCGCGTGGCGATTCGGATCGGAACCGCTGGCACGTGACGGTCTCGAACGCTCGCTTCGCCGCTTCGTGAACCGCAACTACAACATCATCGTCGACAACCGCAACGTCCTGACCGAAGGCGTGGTCGCCATCAACCCCAGGACCGGCAACGCGTACGACGTACAGCACGTCTCCGGCACAGCGGGATCGACCGGACTGGGGCGGGCCGACTCCCCCTGGGACTCGCTCGAAGACGCCATGCTCGCCGGTGCCGATATCATCTACGTGCACTCCGACAGCGTCCTCAACGAAAGCATCACCCTGCAGGAGGGACAGATGCTGATCGGCGAGGGATCAGCCCACCAGATCGTCGACGCCACCTACGGCACGATGACGCTTGGACCGGGCGACACCAGTGGCGACATGCCGATCATCCACTCTCCTACGGGTGACGCCGTCGTCCTCGCCGACAACTCCAGCATCGCCGGATTCACGATCAGTGCGCCCAACGGCCACGGCATCGTGGGAGACAGCGTTACCGGAGCCAGCGTCTCCGACGTCACAATCGACGGCGTCGGCGGCAACGGCATCCACCTGACCAATATCGACGGGACGGTCAACTTCTCGGATGTGAGCATTCGTGACGTCACCGGCAACGGCGTTTCGATTGTTGGAGGCACAGGCTTCATCGACTTCGCCGGCGACCTCAACATCGAGAATGTCGGGGACAGCGGGATCTACATCTCGGGCCTGGAGACCGTCACCGAAACGGTCGACGACGAAGACGTCACCACAACCGGCACAGTCACCTTCGAGAACGTCATGATCGAAGGCAACACGGGGGCGACCGGCGTCCACGTCGCCGACAGCGAAGGACACGTCGACTTCCAGCACCTCGATGTGGAAACCAGTGGCGGCTCGGCACTGTACACCCGCAATGCCGAACAGGTCGTGATCCGCAATGGATCTCTCTCGACCGTCAACGCTCCTGCCGTCGACTCCGAAGATTCCGAACTGTACGTCGCACTGACGTCACTGTTTGCCGACGGCGGTGCCTACGGCGTCCGCCTGATGGAGACAGCCGGGGCCTTCTACGTCGTGGGTGAAGAAGAGGACGGTTCGGGCGGCTCGATCAGCAACACCGATATCGCTGTCCTCGCGGACGAGATCGGGTCGATCGGATTCCAGCGCGTCGACTTCGACAACAACGACATCGGAGTCCAGGTCAGCAATGCCGACCTGCTCGAACTCTCATCCGTGCGGATGACCAACACCGACAACATCGTCGTCGACGCTCACAACGTCGCCGCCATGGAGATCTCCGACTCCGGCTTCGAGTCCAACGACGTTTCGTCCGGCAGCAACATCCGCTTCACGGCCGACGAGGAAGGAAGCTACGTTGCCCGATTCATCGGGAACTCTGTCGCCGACGGCCGCGGCACCATCTTCGAAGCGACCTCGATGGCGGGTGCCGAGGGGTCCAGCATCATCTACACCGTCGCCAACAACGACATCGGTCTGGTTGAAGCCGGCGGCATCGGAGCTTCTCTCGACTGGAATGGTCCCGTTCAGGGCGGACTCACCAACAATGTCATCGGCGGCACGGCCAACTCGCAGACGGCGATCCTGCTGAAGACCGCCGACACGTCCGACCTGGCCCAACTGGTCGTCAGCAAGAACGGAATTGTCCTGGAAGGGACCAGCTCCGTCGGAGTCGACGTCGATTCCGGTGCCCCGACACTGCTGCAGGTGGACAACAACCAGATCCATCTGAAGGGGACCAACGGCGTGGGTCTGCGAACCGTCTTCGGACGAGCCAGCGACGCCCGTGTGTTTCAGAACCTGATCTCCGACACCGCCGGCGGCGGAACCGGTATCCTCTTCGAGAGCATTGCTGACCAGAGCGAACTGTACATCGACGCGAACGTGATCGATCTCACCTCGTCGAGCTCGTACGTCGACCGCGGCATCATCCTCTCGGAAGTGACCGGCGACGACGACCCGTTCGTGCGGATCATCTCCACCACCAACAACACGGTCAGCGGAGCCAGTACGACGTTCTTCGTCCCCAACGACGTCGTCGACGGCGAACTGCTGCTCAACAACACGCGCTATACGTGGTCGGCTCCCTGA
- a CDS encoding helix-turn-helix transcriptional regulator yields the protein MPSLAETLWAWRVRFRVDVLSVGAHPLLEEQHASLPHIFVVPDRIANVHVQAGGQSLHLSGGDVFVVAQPSAFPIDVQVVREWAEPDAGAESALWCPAHPGGVLIRLVPHGNVPIQFFSGCPAVVTMPGPVSRVESLSALLTDEVSRLPEICPTAIAHLGNLLLLKALGPLQSSGNGSAAVPAESVPPEVSTSVQLMRDDLARRWTVASLAEEVGMSRSAFASLFSDVVGQTPMSVLLEYRMERAGDLLARSRSSIKQIAAEVGYRSPATFSTVFRKWSGLSPTEFRRSRS from the coding sequence GTGCCGTCACTGGCCGAAACGCTCTGGGCCTGGAGAGTTCGATTTCGCGTAGACGTGCTTTCGGTGGGCGCACATCCGCTGCTGGAGGAGCAACACGCGTCGCTGCCGCACATCTTCGTGGTGCCGGACCGCATCGCGAACGTCCACGTGCAGGCGGGAGGCCAGTCGCTTCATCTGTCGGGGGGGGATGTGTTCGTGGTCGCCCAGCCGTCGGCGTTTCCGATCGACGTGCAGGTAGTCCGGGAGTGGGCGGAACCGGACGCTGGGGCGGAGTCGGCATTGTGGTGTCCGGCTCATCCGGGCGGCGTACTGATTCGCCTCGTGCCTCACGGGAACGTTCCGATTCAGTTCTTCTCAGGATGTCCTGCGGTGGTCACGATGCCGGGACCGGTCTCGCGCGTCGAATCGCTTTCCGCCCTGCTCACCGACGAGGTGTCCCGGTTGCCGGAGATCTGCCCGACGGCGATCGCACACTTGGGGAATCTGCTGCTGCTGAAGGCGCTGGGGCCTCTGCAGAGTTCCGGGAACGGCAGCGCCGCGGTCCCTGCCGAATCGGTCCCGCCCGAGGTCTCGACGTCGGTCCAACTGATGCGTGACGACCTGGCCAGGCGGTGGACAGTGGCCTCGCTGGCCGAAGAAGTCGGGATGTCCCGATCGGCGTTTGCCTCGCTGTTCAGCGATGTGGTGGGACAGACGCCGATGTCCGTGCTGCTCGAGTATCGGATGGAGCGGGCCGGCGATCTGCTGGCGAGGTCCCGCTCTTCGATCAAGCAGATTGCTGCCGAAGTGGGATATCGGTCACCGGCCACGTTCAGCACGGTGTTCCGGAAGTGGTCCGGTCTGTCGCCGACAGAGTTCCGCCGCAGCCGCTCGTGA